The proteins below are encoded in one region of Ereboglobus luteus:
- a CDS encoding LacI family DNA-binding transcriptional regulator: MPPSTTVSMREIAEVAGVSVSTVSLALRNSPKISDERRDAILKLVKEMGYRTDPRISELMVHLRVARADRAPSNIAFVIPELTREQVQHYPPILGMLEGVRNIAKNVGFGVDVFYLVELGMNARRLRSILVARGIRGVIFAPFASGVAKIDFDLTGFSAATAGYSILSPRMHRACPDYLQMMDELLETATNLGHRRLGLVMTYNEGGIGHKLFTSSFLYYQSKIPPGDRIPILPKPQISHEHLRAWVKKYDPDVIISAASVYHLLREIGVRIPEDVCFASIDRSEPPTDAAGVDHRYPLVGEEAFQLVISQLNLNLTGEPDDPKVVMADSHQREGYTLISPNARPARRKKSPHTSKKSKHPEFLGFLQ, translated from the coding sequence ATGCCCCCCTCCACCACAGTCAGCATGAGAGAGATCGCCGAGGTTGCCGGCGTTTCTGTTTCGACCGTTTCGCTCGCCCTTCGCAACAGTCCGAAAATATCCGACGAGCGGCGTGACGCGATTCTCAAGCTCGTCAAGGAAATGGGCTATCGCACCGATCCGCGCATTTCGGAATTAATGGTGCATTTGCGTGTCGCCCGCGCTGATCGCGCGCCGTCCAACATCGCATTCGTAATCCCCGAGCTCACGCGCGAGCAGGTGCAGCACTACCCTCCCATCCTTGGCATGCTTGAGGGCGTGCGAAATATCGCAAAAAATGTCGGGTTTGGCGTCGATGTGTTTTATCTGGTCGAGCTTGGCATGAACGCCCGGCGGCTTCGCTCCATCCTTGTCGCGCGCGGCATACGCGGTGTTATTTTTGCGCCTTTTGCCAGCGGTGTCGCGAAAATCGATTTCGACCTCACGGGTTTTTCCGCCGCCACCGCCGGCTATAGCATTCTTTCGCCGCGCATGCATCGGGCGTGTCCCGACTATCTCCAGATGATGGACGAACTCCTCGAGACAGCCACCAATCTCGGGCATCGCCGGCTGGGGCTTGTCATGACTTACAACGAAGGCGGCATCGGCCACAAGCTCTTCACTTCGTCATTTCTCTATTACCAATCAAAGATCCCGCCGGGCGATCGCATTCCCATTTTGCCCAAGCCGCAAATCTCGCACGAACACCTTCGCGCATGGGTGAAAAAATACGATCCCGATGTCATCATCAGCGCGGCGAGCGTGTATCATCTGCTGCGCGAGATCGGCGTTCGCATCCCCGAGGATGTGTGCTTTGCGAGCATAGACCGCTCCGAGCCGCCCACCGACGCGGCCGGGGTGGATCATCGTTATCCGTTGGTCGGCGAGGAGGCGTTTCAACTTGTGATCAGCCAGCTCAACCTGAACCTCACCGGCGAGCCGGACGATCCAAAGGTCGTGATGGCGGACAGCCACCAGCGCGAGGGCTACACGCTTATATCGCCAAACGCCCGCCCGGCGCGCAGGAAAAAATCCCCGCACACTTCGAAAAAGAGCAAGCATCCCGAGTTCCTCGGCTTTCTGCAGTAA
- the nusA gene encoding transcription termination factor NusA has product MSNEILAVLEYMEKEKAIPRADMIAAIVNAIKTAAQKGVNAGQELKIEIDPKSGKLKAWALLKVVDSVSNPKTEIHIEKAQALQSSVQLGDIIEREVDPAMLGRIAAQTARQTVMQKLRQFEKDRIYDDFKDMVGNIVTGTVRRRERGDIVVDLGKAEALLTSKEQVPGEEYQAGDRVRCILLEIESTPRGPEIILSRASSKFVRRLFELEVTEIADGTVKIESFAREPGYRTKISVSTTDPKVDPVGACVGARGARVKTIVRELNGEKIDIIPHHDDPQQFIIEALKPAVPRDMVFDEKITASP; this is encoded by the coding sequence ATGAGCAACGAAATCCTCGCCGTCCTCGAATACATGGAAAAAGAAAAGGCCATTCCGCGCGCCGACATGATTGCCGCCATAGTGAACGCAATCAAAACCGCCGCGCAAAAGGGCGTTAACGCGGGCCAGGAGCTCAAGATCGAAATCGATCCCAAATCCGGCAAGCTCAAGGCGTGGGCGCTGCTCAAGGTCGTTGACTCCGTGAGCAATCCTAAGACCGAGATTCATATCGAAAAAGCCCAGGCGCTCCAATCCAGCGTGCAACTCGGCGATATCATCGAGCGCGAAGTCGATCCCGCCATGCTCGGCCGCATCGCCGCGCAAACCGCGCGCCAGACCGTCATGCAAAAGCTCCGCCAGTTCGAGAAGGATCGCATTTACGACGACTTCAAGGACATGGTCGGAAACATCGTCACCGGCACCGTCCGCCGCAGGGAGCGAGGGGACATCGTTGTCGATCTTGGCAAGGCCGAGGCGCTTCTCACCAGCAAGGAACAGGTTCCCGGCGAGGAATACCAGGCCGGCGATCGCGTGCGCTGCATCTTGCTCGAAATCGAATCCACGCCGCGCGGCCCCGAGATCATTCTCAGCCGCGCCAGCTCGAAATTTGTCCGACGACTCTTCGAGCTCGAGGTCACTGAAATCGCCGACGGCACCGTGAAAATCGAATCCTTCGCGCGCGAACCCGGTTACCGCACAAAAATTTCCGTCTCCACGACCGACCCGAAAGTCGATCCCGTCGGCGCGTGCGTCGGCGCCCGCGGCGCCCGCGTGAAGACCATCGTTCGCGAGCTCAACGGCGAGAAAATCGACATCATTCCGCACCACGACGATCCGCAGCAATTCATCATCGAGGCCCTCAAGCCCGCGGTTCCGCGCGACATGGTCTTCGACGAAAAAATCACCGCGTCTCCCTGA
- the infB gene encoding translation initiation factor IF-2 → MSIRIHELAKKIGMNNKELLAMLKERKFDVKSVSSTIDNISAEAIVEEFAEKNKTAEAAAQPPPPAPEPEAAPAPVQIPTVKSAADVAREKEEAARAKKAAEDAARAASSPSPAAPVEKPAAPRKAAPAVPPPPPVVSAPKPPPAIPAPKPASPRPASIPAVRSAPAVPPSPPQTPGVRPAPSAAPAQSAPRPASPPPAAPVSRPVSAPPPPAPRPVSAPPPPPIASAPKPTPAIPGTTPPIAPASATPDQPSEAGDGELKIISLKPPVIVRDFAPALGLKPFKLISELMGMGVFASMNQAIDEGVAIKVAEKHGYLLEVKHRGDAASQQAAKAEEKKARAKKAAAEDDPKNLAPRPPVVCILGHVDHGKTSLLDSIRKAHVASGEAGGITQHIGAYQIEYNGRKITFLDTPGHAAFNKMRARGADATDIAILVIAADDGFKPQTEEALAHAQNAKVPIIVAVNKMDVKGANLDQVKAQMQQHGIAPEDWGGETITVPVSAIKGTGISDLMEMILLQSDVLELKANPKADPSGVIIESQIDVGRGPLATVIVQRGTLKVGDSIVCGQQWAKIRAMYDDRGNAIKEAPPSTPARVIGWSGAPDSGATFKAVKNAREAERLAEDAQHAAKLAATSQAAAPKETSIDALFANIAASQQKTLKIIIKADVYGSTEAVRSVLENIKSSKVALEIVSTDVGLISKNDVLMASTGSATIIGFNTKLENGVTPLAKHHKVRIETFGIIYELADRVREMMADLLEPDLKEVKLGAAEVRATFPLAKGFVAGCLVTEGKITRNAQSRLRRGNKIAYEGKIEMLKRFKDDANEVRAGLECGIKLGDYNAYEIGDVIECFEIQKVRASL, encoded by the coding sequence ATGAGTATCCGCATCCACGAACTCGCTAAAAAAATCGGCATGAACAACAAGGAATTGTTGGCCATGCTGAAAGAGCGCAAATTTGACGTTAAAAGCGTCTCCAGCACCATCGACAACATCAGCGCCGAGGCAATTGTGGAGGAGTTCGCGGAAAAAAACAAAACGGCCGAGGCCGCCGCGCAACCACCGCCACCCGCGCCGGAACCGGAGGCCGCGCCCGCGCCTGTTCAGATTCCCACGGTAAAATCCGCCGCCGATGTCGCGCGTGAAAAAGAGGAGGCCGCCCGCGCTAAAAAAGCCGCCGAGGATGCCGCCAGAGCCGCATCGTCACCGAGCCCCGCCGCTCCCGTCGAAAAGCCCGCCGCGCCCCGCAAGGCCGCCCCGGCTGTTCCGCCGCCGCCCCCCGTTGTTTCCGCGCCGAAGCCGCCGCCCGCAATTCCCGCGCCCAAGCCGGCTTCGCCGCGCCCCGCAAGCATTCCCGCCGTCCGCTCCGCGCCCGCGGTTCCACCTTCGCCTCCGCAAACTCCCGGAGTGCGTCCCGCGCCCTCGGCCGCGCCCGCGCAATCCGCTCCGCGCCCGGCTTCGCCGCCGCCCGCGGCACCAGTCTCCCGTCCTGTTTCCGCGCCCCCGCCGCCAGCGCCGCGCCCCGTTTCCGCGCCGCCCCCGCCGCCGATTGCAAGCGCGCCGAAACCGACGCCCGCAATTCCCGGCACCACGCCGCCGATTGCCCCGGCGTCCGCAACTCCGGATCAGCCATCCGAGGCCGGTGACGGCGAGCTGAAAATAATCAGCCTCAAGCCGCCCGTGATCGTGCGCGATTTTGCGCCCGCGCTCGGACTCAAGCCTTTCAAGCTCATCTCCGAGCTCATGGGCATGGGCGTGTTCGCCTCCATGAACCAGGCGATCGACGAGGGCGTTGCCATCAAGGTTGCCGAAAAACACGGCTACCTCCTTGAGGTCAAACACCGCGGTGACGCCGCCTCGCAGCAAGCAGCCAAGGCCGAGGAGAAAAAAGCCCGCGCCAAGAAAGCCGCCGCCGAGGACGACCCGAAAAACCTCGCCCCGCGTCCGCCCGTTGTCTGCATCCTCGGCCACGTTGACCACGGCAAAACCTCGCTTCTCGACAGCATCCGCAAGGCCCATGTCGCCTCGGGCGAAGCCGGCGGCATCACGCAGCACATCGGCGCCTACCAGATCGAATACAACGGCCGCAAAATCACATTCCTCGACACTCCCGGCCACGCCGCATTCAACAAAATGCGCGCGCGCGGAGCCGACGCCACCGACATCGCCATTCTCGTCATCGCCGCCGACGACGGATTCAAGCCGCAAACCGAGGAGGCTCTCGCCCACGCGCAAAACGCCAAGGTGCCGATCATCGTTGCCGTCAATAAAATGGACGTCAAGGGCGCCAACCTCGACCAGGTCAAGGCGCAGATGCAGCAGCACGGAATCGCCCCCGAAGACTGGGGCGGCGAGACAATCACCGTTCCTGTTTCCGCAATCAAGGGCACCGGCATATCCGACCTCATGGAGATGATCCTTCTCCAGTCCGACGTCCTCGAGCTCAAGGCCAACCCGAAGGCCGATCCCAGCGGTGTCATCATCGAATCCCAAATCGACGTTGGTCGCGGTCCGCTCGCCACCGTCATCGTGCAACGCGGCACGCTCAAGGTCGGCGACTCCATCGTTTGCGGCCAGCAATGGGCCAAAATCCGCGCCATGTATGACGACCGCGGCAACGCAATCAAGGAGGCTCCTCCCTCGACGCCCGCGCGCGTCATCGGCTGGTCCGGCGCGCCCGACAGCGGCGCCACATTCAAGGCAGTCAAGAACGCCCGCGAGGCCGAGCGCCTTGCCGAGGATGCGCAGCACGCCGCCAAGCTCGCCGCCACCTCCCAAGCCGCCGCGCCCAAGGAAACTTCCATCGACGCGCTCTTCGCCAACATCGCCGCCTCGCAACAAAAGACGCTCAAGATCATCATCAAGGCGGATGTTTACGGCTCCACCGAGGCGGTTCGCAGTGTTCTCGAAAACATCAAGTCCAGCAAAGTCGCGCTCGAAATCGTTTCGACCGACGTCGGCCTTATTTCCAAGAACGACGTGCTCATGGCCAGCACCGGCTCCGCCACGATCATCGGCTTCAACACCAAGCTCGAAAACGGCGTCACTCCGCTCGCCAAGCACCACAAGGTTCGCATCGAAACATTCGGCATCATCTACGAACTCGCGGACCGCGTGCGCGAAATGATGGCCGACCTCCTCGAACCCGATCTCAAGGAAGTCAAACTCGGCGCCGCCGAAGTGCGTGCCACCTTCCCGCTCGCGAAGGGCTTTGTCGCCGGCTGTCTTGTCACCGAGGGCAAGATCACTCGCAACGCGCAGTCCCGCCTCCGCCGCGGCAACAAGATCGCCTACGAGGGCAAAATCGAAATGCTCAAACGCTTCAAGGACGACGCCAACGAAGTGCGCGCCGGCCTCGAATGCGGCATCAAGCTCGGCGACTACAACGCCTACGAAATCGGCGACGTCATCGAGTGCTTCGAGATTCAAAAAGTCAGGGCATCGCTCTGA
- the rbfA gene encoding 30S ribosome-binding factor RbfA: protein MSNRTLRVNELIQRELSDILRKRYQSEAVTITISAVSTAPDLRDCRVHVSVVGDPDFAGQKLRWLRKKERDLRQELGRRIILKYMPKFTFALDTSTARGNRILGILDELEEKAEKPKD, encoded by the coding sequence ATGTCCAACCGAACACTCCGCGTCAACGAACTCATCCAGCGCGAACTCAGCGACATTCTTCGCAAGCGATATCAGAGCGAGGCGGTGACGATCACCATCAGCGCCGTTTCGACCGCGCCCGACTTGCGCGACTGCCGCGTGCATGTCTCCGTGGTGGGCGATCCCGATTTCGCCGGGCAAAAACTCCGCTGGCTGCGCAAAAAGGAAAGGGACCTTCGCCAGGAACTCGGACGCCGCATCATCCTCAAATACATGCCCAAGTTCACCTTCGCACTCGACACCTCCACCGCGCGCGGCAACCGCATCCTCGGCATTCTCGACGAGCTGGAGGAAAAGGCTGAAAAACCGAAAGACTGA
- a CDS encoding DHH family phosphoesterase, which translates to MYFPQLTPLFKALLDSVSGQPVAVIGHARPDGDCIGSQIALARVLQSLGHKTICVNGDPVPRRIQYLVAPETPFFLPDEMPGTTEPQSGSSDNSTLTSIFVDCADHDRGGAKVRNRFPSPAGCIDHHLSNADFAAHNIVDPAAAATCEMLAGMFLDLGLPIDEITARALYAGINTDTGQFRFGSTTPRTFKLAAELVARGASPAEAGYEIYERESWGKLKLLDAFLRSLTRECDNRACIGILPDGIFDLTGTTPEDTEGLVDYARCIDGVEIGVLIEERPGAIKASLRAKNPAMRVDRIAAIFGGGGHACAAGLNMKKAPSLAEFRAQLVTAIAAQLDAVKN; encoded by the coding sequence ATGTATTTCCCGCAACTCACACCACTTTTCAAAGCCCTTCTCGACTCCGTATCCGGCCAGCCCGTCGCCGTGATCGGTCACGCCCGTCCCGACGGCGATTGCATCGGTTCGCAAATCGCGCTGGCCCGCGTTCTCCAATCACTCGGACACAAAACAATCTGCGTCAACGGCGACCCCGTTCCCCGTCGCATCCAGTATCTCGTTGCCCCTGAAACTCCTTTTTTCCTTCCCGACGAAATGCCCGGAACCACCGAGCCGCAGTCCGGCTCGTCTGATAATTCCACACTCACATCCATCTTCGTCGATTGCGCTGACCACGACCGCGGCGGCGCCAAGGTTCGAAACCGCTTTCCCTCACCCGCGGGTTGCATCGACCATCACCTTTCCAACGCCGATTTCGCCGCGCACAACATCGTCGATCCCGCCGCCGCCGCCACTTGCGAAATGCTCGCGGGCATGTTTCTCGACCTCGGCCTTCCCATCGACGAAATCACCGCCAGGGCTCTCTACGCCGGCATCAACACCGACACCGGCCAATTCCGTTTCGGCAGCACCACGCCCCGCACCTTCAAGCTCGCCGCCGAGCTCGTCGCGCGCGGAGCCAGCCCCGCCGAGGCCGGTTACGAAATCTACGAGCGCGAAAGCTGGGGCAAACTCAAGCTCCTCGACGCATTCCTCCGCTCGCTCACCCGCGAGTGCGACAATCGCGCCTGCATCGGCATTCTCCCCGACGGCATATTCGACCTCACCGGCACCACGCCCGAGGACACCGAGGGGCTGGTCGATTACGCGCGTTGCATCGACGGCGTCGAAATCGGCGTGCTCATCGAGGAGCGCCCCGGCGCGATCAAGGCCAGCCTTCGCGCCAAAAATCCCGCCATGCGCGTTGACCGCATCGCCGCCATTTTCGGCGGGGGAGGGCACGCTTGCGCCGCCGGCCTCAACATGAAAAAAGCCCCGTCGCTCGCCGAATTTCGCGCCCAACTCGTCACCGCCATCGCCGCGCAACTCGACGCGGTAAAAAATTAA
- the truB gene encoding tRNA pseudouridine(55) synthase TruB, translating into MLVPPKELEGVLLIDKPTDHTSHDVIARLRGILKMKRIGHAGTLDPMATGILIVLVGKATRASQYLMSVDKEYTGTISLGKVTNTQDAEGEMLETRPVPPFTQEQILAAMKTFIGDQYQTPPMFSAIKIDGVPLYKAARKGEEIEREPRFIRVSKFELHRWETPEIDFTLRCSKGTYVRTIAHDLGQKLECGAHLSRLRRTGTGKFTDAQCVTLEHLQKLPRPEIEKLLIPVHEAVPSVAL; encoded by the coding sequence ATGTTGGTTCCACCCAAAGAACTCGAGGGCGTCCTCCTCATCGACAAACCCACCGACCACACATCGCACGACGTGATCGCGCGCCTCCGCGGCATCCTGAAAATGAAACGCATTGGCCACGCCGGCACGCTCGACCCGATGGCCACGGGCATTCTTATCGTGCTCGTTGGCAAGGCCACGCGCGCCTCGCAATACCTCATGAGCGTGGACAAGGAATACACCGGCACGATCTCCCTCGGCAAGGTCACCAACACGCAGGACGCCGAGGGCGAGATGCTTGAGACGCGCCCGGTGCCGCCCTTTACGCAGGAGCAAATCCTTGCCGCCATGAAAACCTTCATCGGCGACCAATACCAGACGCCGCCCATGTTTTCCGCCATCAAGATCGACGGCGTCCCGCTCTACAAAGCCGCGCGCAAAGGCGAGGAAATCGAGCGCGAGCCGCGCTTTATTCGCGTATCCAAATTTGAACTACATCGTTGGGAAACGCCCGAGATCGACTTCACTCTCCGTTGCAGCAAGGGCACGTATGTGCGCACCATCGCGCACGACCTCGGCCAGAAACTTGAATGCGGCGCGCACCTCTCGCGCCTCCGCCGCACCGGCACTGGCAAGTTCACCGACGCCCAATGCGTGACCCTCGAGCACCTGCAAAAACTCCCGCGTCCCGAAATCGAAAAACTTCTCATCCCCGTCCACGAAGCCGTCCCCAGCGTGGCATTGTGA